GCACCACCGATGCAGGCTTTTCCACAGGGCACACCTACGGGCTTTACGCCCCACTTCTTAATGGTGCAACCATCTTAATGTATGAAGGCGCAGTTGCAACACCTGAACCCGACAGGTTCTGGAAATTGATCGAAAAGCACAAAGTGACAATCTTCTTCACAGCACCTACATTTGTGAAAACTTTGATGAGGATGGGGGACAGTTGGGTAAACAAACATAAACTTGACAGTCTCCGTATTCTTGCTTTGGGTGGTGAGCCCGTGAACCCAAAAGTCTGGTACTGGTTTTACAAAACGGTAGGCAAAGAGCGTTGTCCGATAATAGACGGATGGTGGCAAACGGAAACAGGCTCATTTATGATTGCTCCGATTCCCGGAGTTACCCCGTTGAAACCGGGATCAGCTACTCTTCCTCTTCCCGGAATTCTTGCAGATGTAGTGGATAAAAACGGGAAACCCGTGAAGCCGGGTGAAAATGGTTTTCTGGTGCTTAAAGACAGTTGGCCTTCCATTTCACGAACGGTTTTTGGAAACAAAAAACGCTTCAAAGATGATTACTGGGCAGGATTCGGCGGTGATTTTTTCACAGGTGACGGCGCCCGAAAGGACAAGGACGGTTACTTCTGGATGCTCGGAAGGGTGGATGATGTAGTGACTGTTTCAGGGCACAGACTTAGTACACTCGAAATTGAGAATGCCTTGCATACTCACAAAGATGTGGCCGAGGTTGCGGTTGTCGGAAGACCAGACGACTTGAAAGGAAATTCAATTGTCGCTTTTGTTACATTGAAAGAGAATGTTTCCCCGTCGCTTCTTTTAAAGGAAGAGATGCGGAATCATGTTATGGTGGAAATCGGACATATCGCAAGACCCGATGAAATCAGGTTTACCGAAGCTCTTCCTAAAACCAGAAACGGCAAGATTGTCAGACGGCTTCTTCGTGAGATTGCAGCCGGCGGAGTGGTGCTTGGTGACCTCTCTTCAATAGAAGATATCTCCGCCGTTGAATCGTTGCGTGAACTTGAGGAAGAATTTTAGTCGGCGAACTGATTGATGCTCTCTCCATGCTGGGAGATATCCAGTCCTTCTTCCTCCATCTCTTTATTTACACGAAGCGGTGTAATTAAATTGGTGAGATAGTAAAGCAAAGCAGACCCGAAAAAGGCAAAAACGGACACAATTACAAGTGCTATGAGATGATTCAGAAATGTTGTAGAGGTTCCGTATATCAGTCCTGACTGTTGAGCGAATATTCCTGTGGCAATCATTCCGGTAATTCCTCCGATTCCATGGCAGGGAAAAACATCCAGAGTGTCGTCCAAAGTTGTTTTGGATTTCAATGACACAGCGATGTTGCTGATAACGCTTGCAATTGTTCCGATAAAAAGACTTTCACCTACCGTCACAAATCCCGCAGCGGGGGTAATTGCTACCAGCCCTACCACAGCTCCTATGCACGCACCGAGTGCAGAAGGTTTTCTTCCCATCATTGCATCAAAAAATATCCATGCAAGTGCTGCTGCCGCTGACGCGGTATTGGTGGTTGAAAAGGCGAGAACTGCCTGTCCCGAAGCTGCCAGTGAGGAACCCGCATTGAATCCAAACCAGCCAAACCAGATTAATCCCGTTCCGAGAAGAACATAGGGGATATTTGCCGGCTCATGTTTTTGATTTTCTATGTGAATTTTCCTTCTTCCCAGAATCAATGCACCCGCAAGAGCCGCATATCCCGCTGACATGTGCACCACGGTACCACCTGCAAAATCGAGTACCCCCATTTGTCTCAATATTCCATCCGGGTGCCAGGTCATGTGTGCTAAAGGAGCATAAATGAAAAGTGAAAAAAGTACCATAAAGAGGAGGTAGGCTTTGAAGCTTACTCTTTCGGCGAACGATCCTGTTATAAGCGCCGGCGTGATGATTGCAAACTTCAGCTGAAACATCGCAAAAAGAAGGAAGGGAATCGTCGGAGCAAATGCCGGATTTGGAGTTACGCCCACATTTTTGAAAAACAGAAAAGTAAAGGGATTGCCAATTATCCCGTGGAAACTTTCTCCGAATGAGAGGCTGAAACCGACTACAACCCACAATATTGAGATTATTCCCATCGCAATAAAACTCTGAAACATAGTGGAGATTACATTCTTACTCTGAACCATGCCACCGTAAAAGAACGACAGACCGGGAGTCATCAGCAGTACCAGACCCGTGGCAGTTAGTAGCCAGGCGGTATCCCCGGCACTTATTGCTGAAGTATCACCCGGGATTGAGCTTCCTTTCAGAAAAAGACTTAATACAGAGAGTACAATCAGGATTGAAAAAGCGAGTAAACCAAATTTTTTCATGCTAATTCCGTTAAATGACTAAATAAATAAGGTTAAAACGATTAAAACATAAATTAATAAGGCAATATATGAAAAATTACTTAAATATTACGCAAGACAGACCGAAAAAATTTAAAGAAATCAAGTATTGATTGAGGAGATCAGATGGTATGTGTGAATCAGAGGAATTTTTTGAGAACCCGCAGAAAGTCTGCTTTAGTTACAGGTTTTGGGATAAAACCATTAAACCCGGCTTCCAGAAATTTGTGTTCGGGTGTGGAAACCACATAAGAAGTGAAAGCAATAAAGGGGACATTTTTATTTTCTTTTTGTTCCCTTAATTTTTTGAGAATTTCAATTCCGGATTCTGAGTTACCGGCATTAATTTCGAGAAGGGCAACATCTATTTTTTTCTTGGATGCGATTTCCTGAGCTTGAACCACATTGTCAGCGACTTCCACATCGGCAAATTTTCGAGTGAATACCCTCACAAGAGTTTGTGTGAGAACATCCTGATTGATTAGCAAAATCCGTTTCTTTTCCGCCGGAAGGTATTGATCCAAGGAAGAGTTGTTACCATAAGAATCATGATCCGGTGAAGCATCCGTATCAAGACTGACAGGGAAGGATATTGTGAAGGTTGTCCCGAAACCGGGTTGACTGTTCATCTCAACCTGCCCGCCGAGTTTTTCGGTAAATTTTTTAACAATTGTGAGTCCGAGACCAACTCCTTCAAACGAGCGTGTCAAGCCCTCGGATACCTGCCTGAACTCATCGAATATAAGTTGCTGATAATCCGGTGAGATTCCGATTCCTGTATCCCTGATCACTATGTTCACTCTTCTTACAGAAATTCCTTTATCGACAGTCACAATAAAATGGATACCACCTTCTTTCGTAAACTTGATCGCATTGCTTAAAAGATTATCAACTATGGTAAGTAACATTCTTCTGTCGGATTTAAGCAGCGGTATTATCTCCGGGAATGTGGTTTTAATGTAGAGACCCCTGTTTTTTGCCTCTGACTCGAGATATGAGATGCTTTCGGAGATTATCTCTGAGATATCCACATGTTCGAGATTCAGGGTAAGGCGGTCAGCTTCAATTCTGGAAAGATCGAGAATAAGGCTGAGTGAATCGCTTAATCTTTGTCCCGCAGCATAAATATTTTCTGCAAGTTTCCTGTGGTAGGTGTCTTGTATATCCTCTTTTAGAATTTCAGCGAAGCCCAGCACACCAATCAGAGGTGTTCTCAATTCATGAGACATATTCGCCAGGAAGTTGGACTTTAACCTGCTCATTTCTTCAGCTTTGAACTTGGCTGCGAGGAGTTGACGATTGGTGTTTTCTCTTTGAATCGCTCCTCCGATAGCAATGGCAGCAGATTTCAGCATCGATTCCTCAGCAGGCGAGTACACTCTGTCATCAGTGCAATTATCAAAACCAATAAATCCCCACCAAAGATCATTGAAGAAAACCGGGACTGCTAAAAGGGATAGAATCCCCTGCGGCTCAAGGAAGTCCCTTTCGCAGGCAGGAAAATCTTTTACTAATCCGTTTATTGATTCCTTCCTCGACATTTGTTCCTGCCACCTCGGGCAAGCCAATCCATAGGAGAGTTTTTGAAGGACAGGATTATCGATCTGAATATTGACTTCCCCTTTAGTCCACTCATAAGTCTGGCTCATAAAAACCTCATCCGTTTCAGGATCGGTTTCATTCTCAAATATATAGATACGGTCGGCACCCGAAGATTTTCCCAAAATTTCGAAAACCTTTTGAATTCCGGTTTCAAAGTCGGGTTCGGTAAGGAGAGTCTCGGAAATTTTTACGACATCCCTGATCTTGTCTTCACTTTTTTCAAGTTTCTCGGAAAAATCTTTCAATTCGGAAACATCGAGACCAATAGCCCAGGAATACCAGCCATCAATGGGATATTCCCGTGAAATATTTGACCAGCTTATTGCTTTTTTAAGTCCATTTTTGCAATGTACTTTCCACACCTCGTTGTGGTAGGTACCTTTGTTTTTTTTCCAGAATTCAAACAGATCTTCGAGATACCCTTCGTCAGGGTAGAGGAGGGAACTGGGATTGGGATTCCCGATAATTTCTTCGGCTTTAAAACCTGTCACCCTTTCACATTCATGATTCCATTCGACAAATATCCCTTTTGAATCAGTTGCCACGATCATCAGCGGCAAAGCGGTTATCAGTGCCCGTGTCTCAGAAGCATTGTTGCTTCTGGCGAGTGTGTTGATAATGGAACTTAACATTCAGTCCTGATGATTTACAAAATGGCTGTTTGGAAAATTTGTGTGGTGATACAATAATTCATTAGTATCTTTGCACTAAAATAATCATAAAATTCAATTAATTAAAGAAAAAATTGATGAACGATAATTTATTATTTTCTGAAGAAAACTTTTTGATGCAACTCACAAATTCGCAGTACGAGGGCGGATTTTACAGGCTGCAATTCTATACGCTGAATGGAAGACCTGCCACAATGGAAACGGGTGAGGTTGAGACCTATTATTATTACCCAAGTGGTGGAACCATTCGCGATAAATCATTTAATATCATTGAATACATTCCAAAATTTGACATCTACAGAGGATTCAAACCCCCTCATTTACAGGACAAGTAATGCCCGGTACCCTATTCGTTACTGCAACTCCCATTGGTAATTTTGAGGATATTACTCTTCGTGCGATAAAAGTGCTTCAATCGGTTGATTTTATTATCTGTGAGGATCTGAAAGATGCCCGCAGGCTTTTAAGCAAGTTGGAGATCAAGAAAGAACTTGTGACTCTGAATGAACACGATGAGACTGAGAACACCCCGGTTATTGTGGACAGACTGGTAAACGGAGAGAGTGCGGCTTTGATCTCCGACTGTGGAACACCAATGTTTGCCGACCCGGGGCACCACCTTCTCGATAATCTTCTCGCATTTGGTATCGATGTAGTTCCTGTTCCCGGGGTTTCCTCTCTCACCACTGCTCTTAGTGTATCTGCACTCCATGCAGAAAAGTTTTATTACTACGGGTGGTTGCCTGTAAAAAAAGATCTGCGGGTAAAAGAACTAAAAAGATTGATGAGGTTGAACGAGTTGATCATCTTTCTCGAGACTCCTTACAGATTGAAGAACATCATAAGAGAGATTGTGGATAATTTTGGAAGAGGTGCAGAAACCGTGCTGGCATTCGATCTGACACAACCCACCGAAAAGATTATCAGAGGAAGTGCAGGGAAACTGCTCGATGAAGTAACGAAAAAAAATCTCAAAGGGGAGTTCGTTTTGATGGTGGACAACCGAAAAAAATGAACATTCCGGCAGATTTTCCCTTTTGTCAGTCAGGCAGTTTTTGAAGATTTAATCAATATTTAATAATAATTGCGTAAATTTTATGTTTATTTTTTACACTTTAACAAATTGGCATAATTCTATCCAAAGGAACAAATGTTAATAAAACAACGCACAATAGCAAAAGAAGTTTCGATGAGCGGTATCGGGATACATACCGGCCACGAATGCAAAATGACATTTAAACCTGCTCCGGAGAATTACGGGGTAAGATTTATAAGAACCGATTTGGGAGGAAATCCTGAAATACCTGCGGTAGTGGATTATGTTGTGGATATATCCCGCGGAACAACAATCGGAATCGGAGAGGCAAAAGTTCATACTGTAGAACATGTCATGGCTGCTGTTTACGGTCTGCAAATAGATAACCTTAAAATAGAGCTCGACGGTATCGAACCGCCAATAGGGGACGGAAGTTCGCTTCCCTATGTCGAAAAACTCGTTGCAGCCGGATTTGTGGAGCAGGAAGCCCCGAAAGATTACCTTATAATCGATCAGACCGTTACCTATCACGAGGAAGACAGAGGTGTGGATATTGTGGCACTTCCTCTCGATAATTATCGCATAACAGTGATGGTCGACTATCAGAATCCTGCACTGGGAAGTCAGCACTCCGGACTTTTTGACCTCGAAAAGGAATTTGTAAGTGAGTTCGCCCCTTCCCGTACTTTCTGCTTTTTGAGTGAAGTTGAAATGCTCGCTAATCAGGGCTTGATAAAGGGAGGAGACCTTGAGAATGCTGTTGTAATTGTGGATAAGGATCTGGAAGTTGATGAACTCGATAAACTCGGTGAGAAACTTGGGATAGAGGAGAAATTCGTTTTGGGTGAAACCGGGATACTCA
The nucleotide sequence above comes from Ignavibacteria bacterium. Encoded proteins:
- the acs gene encoding acetate--CoA ligase, which gives rise to MNDKRETKRIIKMNSSLKKIYHPMKEFSERAVVKTLDEYKKLYKESVLNPEAFWGSVADELHWFKYWSHVREGSMYESKWFVGAKTNLSYNCIDRHLTGHTRNKAAIIWEGEPGETRTLTYLQLHREVSKFANVLKQKGVQKGDRVIIYMGMVPEMAIALLACARIGAIHSVVFAGFSAEALKDRIRELKAKIVIGSDLAVRRGSNIYLKPAIDNALESCPEVKTVILFKRLHESSVKMVAGRDFWWHELMESVSDECNALQLDSEHPLFILFTSGTTGKAKGILHTTAGYMISAYYSFKLIFDIQETDIYWCTTDAGFSTGHTYGLYAPLLNGATILMYEGAVATPEPDRFWKLIEKHKVTIFFTAPTFVKTLMRMGDSWVNKHKLDSLRILALGGEPVNPKVWYWFYKTVGKERCPIIDGWWQTETGSFMIAPIPGVTPLKPGSATLPLPGILADVVDKNGKPVKPGENGFLVLKDSWPSISRTVFGNKKRFKDDYWAGFGGDFFTGDGARKDKDGYFWMLGRVDDVVTVSGHRLSTLEIENALHTHKDVAEVAVVGRPDDLKGNSIVAFVTLKENVSPSLLLKEEMRNHVMVEIGHIARPDEIRFTEALPKTRNGKIVRRLLREIAAGGVVLGDLSSIEDISAVESLRELEEEF
- a CDS encoding ammonium transporter — its product is MKKFGLLAFSILIVLSVLSLFLKGSSIPGDTSAISAGDTAWLLTATGLVLLMTPGLSFFYGGMVQSKNVISTMFQSFIAMGIISILWVVVGFSLSFGESFHGIIGNPFTFLFFKNVGVTPNPAFAPTIPFLLFAMFQLKFAIITPALITGSFAERVSFKAYLLFMVLFSLFIYAPLAHMTWHPDGILRQMGVLDFAGGTVVHMSAGYAALAGALILGRRKIHIENQKHEPANIPYVLLGTGLIWFGWFGFNAGSSLAASGQAVLAFSTTNTASAAAALAWIFFDAMMGRKPSALGACIGAVVGLVAITPAAGFVTVGESLFIGTIASVISNIAVSLKSKTTLDDTLDVFPCHGIGGITGMIATGIFAQQSGLIYGTSTTFLNHLIALVIVSVFAFFGSALLYYLTNLITPLRVNKEMEEEGLDISQHGESINQFAD
- a CDS encoding response regulator, with product MLSSIINTLARSNNASETRALITALPLMIVATDSKGIFVEWNHECERVTGFKAEEIIGNPNPSSLLYPDEGYLEDLFEFWKKNKGTYHNEVWKVHCKNGLKKAISWSNISREYPIDGWYSWAIGLDVSELKDFSEKLEKSEDKIRDVVKISETLLTEPDFETGIQKVFEILGKSSGADRIYIFENETDPETDEVFMSQTYEWTKGEVNIQIDNPVLQKLSYGLACPRWQEQMSRKESINGLVKDFPACERDFLEPQGILSLLAVPVFFNDLWWGFIGFDNCTDDRVYSPAEESMLKSAAIAIGGAIQRENTNRQLLAAKFKAEEMSRLKSNFLANMSHELRTPLIGVLGFAEILKEDIQDTYHRKLAENIYAAGQRLSDSLSLILDLSRIEADRLTLNLEHVDISEIISESISYLESEAKNRGLYIKTTFPEIIPLLKSDRRMLLTIVDNLLSNAIKFTKEGGIHFIVTVDKGISVRRVNIVIRDTGIGISPDYQQLIFDEFRQVSEGLTRSFEGVGLGLTIVKKFTEKLGGQVEMNSQPGFGTTFTISFPVSLDTDASPDHDSYGNNSSLDQYLPAEKKRILLINQDVLTQTLVRVFTRKFADVEVADNVVQAQEIASKKKIDVALLEINAGNSESGIEILKKLREQKENKNVPFIAFTSYVVSTPEHKFLEAGFNGFIPKPVTKADFLRVLKKFL
- the rsmI gene encoding 16S rRNA (cytidine(1402)-2'-O)-methyltransferase, whose translation is MPGTLFVTATPIGNFEDITLRAIKVLQSVDFIICEDLKDARRLLSKLEIKKELVTLNEHDETENTPVIVDRLVNGESAALISDCGTPMFADPGHHLLDNLLAFGIDVVPVPGVSSLTTALSVSALHAEKFYYYGWLPVKKDLRVKELKRLMRLNELIIFLETPYRLKNIIREIVDNFGRGAETVLAFDLTQPTEKIIRGSAGKLLDEVTKKNLKGEFVLMVDNRKK
- a CDS encoding bifunctional UDP-3-O-[3-hydroxymyristoyl] N-acetylglucosamine deacetylase/3-hydroxyacyl-ACP dehydratase, which translates into the protein MLIKQRTIAKEVSMSGIGIHTGHECKMTFKPAPENYGVRFIRTDLGGNPEIPAVVDYVVDISRGTTIGIGEAKVHTVEHVMAAVYGLQIDNLKIELDGIEPPIGDGSSLPYVEKLVAAGFVEQEAPKDYLIIDQTVTYHEEDRGVDIVALPLDNYRITVMVDYQNPALGSQHSGLFDLEKEFVSEFAPSRTFCFLSEVEMLANQGLIKGGDLENAVVIVDKDLEVDELDKLGEKLGIEEKFVLGETGILNNKSFRFKNEPVRHKLLDLIGDLALIGVPIKAQILAARPGHKANVEFAKMIRKMYQQKKLVKKYQHASKQGIVFDINAITKILPHRYPFLLVDRIISMEMEKKITGLKCVSINEPFFNGHFPGNPIMPGVLLIEAMAQTGGLLLLNSIGNPEEKNAYFMQINNAKFRRTVIPGDVLRIEVEMKEMRRKFVIMRGEIFVEGALVAEADFTAAIVDRVSHV